The Borrelia sp. HM sequence ACTATTTCTAAGGCCTTTTATGTTAATAAAGTAATTGAAAATTTAGGTTTTGGTGGTTAATAACAATAGAGTGTGATGGATGGAATTGTTTTATTAAATAAGAAAGCTGGCATAACGTCTTGTAGCACGCTGTTACCTTTAAAAAAATATTTCTCTACAAGTCGAGTTGGACATACTGGGACTCTTGATAAATTTGCAAGTGGTCTTTTAGTTGTTCTTGTTGGTAAATATACTAAACTTTCAAGTTATATTACATTTTTAGATAAAGAGTATGTATCAGAATTTGAATTTGGAATTGAAACTGATACTCTTGATCCTAATGGTAGAGTATTAAATACAACAGATTATGTTCCAAGTTTAGAAGAATTAAATCGTGGAATTAAATCTTTTTTAGGGGAAATTTATCAAATTCCTCCTAAATTTTCTGCAGTGCATTTTGAGGGAAAAAGAGCTTATAAGTTGGCTCTTGGTAGAGAATCTTTTGAACTTAAACCTCGAAAGATTAAAATATATGATATTGAAATCCTAAACTATAATATTGATTTTCGTATTTTGAAATTAAGAATAAAATGTTCTAAAGGAACATATATTAGAAGTATAGCAAGAGATTTGGCACTTTCTTTAGGATCTTTTGCTTATGTGAAGAGTCTTGAGAGAATTAGAGTTGGAGATTTTAAATTGGATAGTGCTTGCTTTTGTGAGGATTGTAATGTAAATTCTTTAATCAGTTTAGAATCTTTAGGATTTTTTGAAAAAATTTATGTTAATAATAATATGATTAAGGTTATTCAAAATGGTATTTATATAAATATTCTTATTAATGTTGGTGAATTTAAGCTTTTTAAGTCTAGAGATGAAGAGATGTTAGCATTAATTTATGGCATTGGTTTTAATAAATACAAATATATTATTATTTTTTGATAATTAATATTAATTTTGCAACAAGGCAATAAAATAGGAAATTGGGCTATAAGGAAGTATTTAAATAAATTAATCAATTAATAATTGATTAATTTATTTAATTGGTAGTTTGTATAACTTGGAAAAAGTCTTTGGTTTATTTTTGTTATTTGAATGAAAAAATATTATAATTTACTGTGAAGATTTAATTATAGCAAAATGGTTTTTTTTAGGCTTTGCTATGATGGTATATGGAGTCGTATTTTATGGTTAATAAAGAACAAAAACAAAAAATAATTACAGAATTTGGAAAAAATCCGAATGATACAGGTTCGGTTGAAGTTCAAATAGCATTGATTACAGGTAGAATAAAGTATTTAACAGAGCATTTGAAGAATAATAAAAAAGATCATAGTTCTAAGAGGGGTTTATTGAAGTTGGTTGGACAGAGAAGAAGCCTTTTAAGATATTATCAGAGAAAAAATTTGGAAGCTTATAGAACCTTGATAGCTAAACTTGGACTTAGAAAGTAATAAGGGGTTAATTTTGAAAAAAGTTTTAAAGTTGAAAATAGGAAGGGAAGACTTGATTTTAGAGACGGGTTTATTGGCCAAACAAGCAAATGGCGCAGTTCTTGCTACTTATGGTGGTTCTACTGTTCTTGCTACGGTTTGTTGTTCAGATTTAGTTCGTGAAGATTTAGATTTTGTCCCTTTATCAGTTGAATATAATGAGAAGTATTATGCTGCTGGGAAAATTCCTGGAGGGTTTATTAAGAGAGAAGGTAAACCAAAAGATAAAGAAGTACTTGTTTCTAGGTTAATAGATAGACCCATGAGACCCCTTTTTGATAAGAGATTTGGTAGGGAAATTCAGGTTGTGCCTACTACTTTATCTACGGATCAGATGAATCCTCCTGATATTGTTGGGATGAATGCTGCTTTTGCATCAGTTTTTTTATCAGATATACCTTTTAATGGTCCAATTGCGGCTGTTAGAATAGCTTACTTAAATAATGAATTTATAGTAAATCCTTCTTTTAGTGAAATTGAAGATTCTATGCTTGATATTGTTGTTGCTGGGAGTTTGGACGGGATTACAATGGTTGAAGGTGGTGCTAATGAAGTTAGCGAAGAAATTTTACTGTCCGCTATAGATCAAGCTTATGAATATATTAAACAAATTTGTAATCTCCAAAAGGAATTTATGTCTATAATGCAGAATAAAGAAAAATTACCACTTGCTTATGAGGAAAGAGTATTTGAATTTAAGGATGAACTTAAGAGTTTAATTTATTCTGAACTTAGAGATGCTTGCTTTGTTAAGGGTAAGCTTAATCGAGATCGAGCTATAAAGTTAGTTAAAACTAAGGCCTATGAACATTTTTCTTCTCTCAATCAAGTAAATGAAGAGAATGAGTTTCTTTTTTATAAGGCTTTTGATGGATTTGAGCAAGAAATTGTTAGAAAATCAATACTTGAAGATAATCTTAGAACTGATGGACGTACTCCTACACAAATAAGAAATATTGTTGCTGAAATTGATCTCTTAAAGCGAACCCATGGTTCTGCTCTTTTTACAAGAGGTGAAACTCAAGCATTAGCTGTAACTACTTTGGGTACAAGCATTGATGAACAGATAATGGATGATATTGATGGCGATAAGCGTCTTAATTTTATGCTTCATTATAATTTTCCTCCATTTTCTGTTGGAGAGACAGGTAGGCTGATGACTGGAAGACGTGAAATTGGACATGGGCATTTGGCTCAGAGGTCTTTAGAAGCTATGTTACCTAAAAAAGATAATTTCCCATATACTATTAGGGTAGTATCTGAAGTTTTAGAGTCCAATGGTTCATCTTCCATGGCCACAGTATGTTCTGGGAGTATGTCTTTAATGGCAGCGGGGGTTCCTGTTAAGGAGCAAGTTGCAGGAATAGCAATGGGACTTGTTAGTGAGGGTGATAAGTATGTTGTTTTAAGTGATATTCTTGGAGAAGAGGATCATTTAGGGGATATGGACTTTAAGGTAGCAGGAACTAAGAATGGAATTACTGGTTTTCAGATGGATATTAAGATTTCAAATGTTACAAGGCATTTAATGAAGGAAGCTCTTGAACAGGCACGAATTGGGAGAATGCATATTCTCTCTATTATGGATTCTGTAATTTCAAGATCAAGGTATGATATATCTGTTAATGCTCCAAAAATTATTCAATTACAAATTGATATTGATAAAATTTCGCTTGTTATTGGCTCTACTGGTAAAACAGTTAAAGCAATTACAGATGAATTTGAAGTTAGAGTGCAAATTGAGCAAGATGGAAGAATTAATCTTTTTGGAACTGATAGCTTAAAAATGCAAAAAGCTAAAGAAAGGATAGAGAGTATTGTTAGAGAACCTAAGGTTGGTGAAATTTATGAAGGAATTGTTAAAAAGATTAACAGTTTTGGAGCTTTCGTTGAGCTTACTCCTATAAAAGAAGGATTTTTGAGTAATCGAGCAAAATTAAAA is a genomic window containing:
- the pnp gene encoding polyribonucleotide nucleotidyltransferase, with the translated sequence MKKVLKLKIGREDLILETGLLAKQANGAVLATYGGSTVLATVCCSDLVREDLDFVPLSVEYNEKYYAAGKIPGGFIKREGKPKDKEVLVSRLIDRPMRPLFDKRFGREIQVVPTTLSTDQMNPPDIVGMNAAFASVFLSDIPFNGPIAAVRIAYLNNEFIVNPSFSEIEDSMLDIVVAGSLDGITMVEGGANEVSEEILLSAIDQAYEYIKQICNLQKEFMSIMQNKEKLPLAYEERVFEFKDELKSLIYSELRDACFVKGKLNRDRAIKLVKTKAYEHFSSLNQVNEENEFLFYKAFDGFEQEIVRKSILEDNLRTDGRTPTQIRNIVAEIDLLKRTHGSALFTRGETQALAVTTLGTSIDEQIMDDIDGDKRLNFMLHYNFPPFSVGETGRLMTGRREIGHGHLAQRSLEAMLPKKDNFPYTIRVVSEVLESNGSSSMATVCSGSMSLMAAGVPVKEQVAGIAMGLVSEGDKYVVLSDILGEEDHLGDMDFKVAGTKNGITGFQMDIKISNVTRHLMKEALEQARIGRMHILSIMDSVISRSRYDISVNAPKIIQLQIDIDKISLVIGSTGKTVKAITDEFEVRVQIEQDGRINLFGTDSLKMQKAKERIESIVREPKVGEIYEGIVKKINSFGAFVELTPIKEGFLSNRAKLKDDRYSDVRNSRYGNNRYSRYGSRDNKTTFGIRPPRLEEGQKIKVRISDIDKFGKIELEFVRD
- the truB gene encoding tRNA pseudouridine(55) synthase TruB; translation: MMDGIVLLNKKAGITSCSTLLPLKKYFSTSRVGHTGTLDKFASGLLVVLVGKYTKLSSYITFLDKEYVSEFEFGIETDTLDPNGRVLNTTDYVPSLEELNRGIKSFLGEIYQIPPKFSAVHFEGKRAYKLALGRESFELKPRKIKIYDIEILNYNIDFRILKLRIKCSKGTYIRSIARDLALSLGSFAYVKSLERIRVGDFKLDSACFCEDCNVNSLISLESLGFFEKIYVNNNMIKVIQNGIYINILINVGEFKLFKSRDEEMLALIYGIGFNKYKYIIIF
- the rpsO gene encoding 30S ribosomal protein S15: MVNKEQKQKIITEFGKNPNDTGSVEVQIALITGRIKYLTEHLKNNKKDHSSKRGLLKLVGQRRSLLRYYQRKNLEAYRTLIAKLGLRK